GCATGACCAACCGCGTGGTGCGCGACCTGGGCCTGCCCGTGGCCGACTTCGCCGTGGTGGCCGACGAGGCCGACCTGGCGAGAGTCGCCATGCCGTACCCACTGTTCGTCAAGCCCGTGGCCGAGGGCACGGGCAAGGGCATCACCAACGCCTCCAGGGTTTCGACGCCGGCCGAGCTGGCCGCCGCCTGCCGCGCCATCTGGCAGCGGCTGGCGCAGCCCGCGCTGGTCGAGACCTATCTGCCCGGCCGCGAGCTCACCGTGGGCATCGTGGGCACGGGCCGCGACGCCGAGGCCATCGGCGCGCTCGAAATCGTGCTGCTCGAGAAGGCCGAGGCCCACGCCTACTCGTACCAGAACAAGGAGCTGTGCGAGGAGCTGGTGCGGTACGTGCTCGTGGAGGACGCCCTGGCCGAGGAGGCGAAGGCCCTCGCCCTCGCCGCCTGGCGCGGCCTGGGCTGCCGCGACGCCGGGCGGGTGGACGTGCGGGCCGGCGCCGACGGCCGCCTGCGCTTCCTCGAGGTGAACCCCCTGGCCGGCCTCCACCCTCACCACTCCGACCTCCCCATCCTGTGCACCCAGCGCGGCATCCCCTACGTCCGCCTCATCCAGCGCATCGTCGAGTCCGCCCTCCACCGCCGAGGCCCCGCGCGATGAAGGCCGTCATCCTCCACGGCGCCGTGCCCGCGAATGCGCCGCCCGACGAGTTGGACACGCTGGTGCAGGCCGAGGCCGTGGGTGCGGCCCTGCGCGAGCTGGGCCACCAGGTGGCCACGGTGCCCTTCTCGCTCGACCTGGGGGCCGCGCAGGAGGCCCTGCGGCGGGAGGCCCCCGACTTCGTGTTCAACCTGGTCGAGTCGGTCGAGGGCGCCGGCCGCCTCATCCACCTCGCCCCCGCCCTGCTCGAGTTCCTCGGCCTGCCCTACACCGGCTCGTCGAACGAGACGCTCTTCGTCACCTCGAACAAGGTCCTCGCCAAGGGCATCCTTCGCGCCCACGCGGTGCCCACGGCCCCCTGGTACACGCTGGCCGACCTGGCGGGCGACGGCCCCGTGCCGCCGGGCGCCTACATCATCAAGAGCATCTGGGAGCACGCCTCGGTGGGGCTGGACGAGGATGCCGTGGTGGTGACCGACCGCCGCGAGGCGCTGCGGCAGGCCTGCCTCGAGCGCAGCAAGGGGCCGAGCGGCGAGTGCTTCGCGGAGGCCTTCCTCGGCGGCCGCGAG
This genomic window from Planctomycetota bacterium contains:
- a CDS encoding D-alanine--D-alanine ligase, yielding MRIGLTYDLRRDYLAEGYSEEETAEFDRPDTIEAIEGALRELGHETDRIGHARALVARLAAGGRWDLVFNIAEGLRGFGREAQVPAILDVYGIPYTFSDPLVLALSLHKGMTNRVVRDLGLPVADFAVVADEADLARVAMPYPLFVKPVAEGTGKGITNASRVSTPAELAAACRAIWQRLAQPALVETYLPGRELTVGIVGTGRDAEAIGALEIVLLEKAEAHAYSYQNKELCEELVRYVLVEDALAEEAKALALAAWRGLGCRDAGRVDVRAGADGRLRFLEVNPLAGLHPHHSDLPILCTQRGIPYVRLIQRIVESALHRRGPAR